One Dysidea avara chromosome 7, odDysAvar1.4, whole genome shotgun sequence genomic region harbors:
- the LOC136260725 gene encoding vacuolar protein sorting-associated protein 28 homolog, with amino-acid sequence MSMTFAGSSQQETGPDEAKLDQEVKLYQTSREREAFDNRANLFSIVQTIQALELAYIKDAVAPKDYHQACSKLLEQYKGAFGLVKSSFSGIDEFVSRYHMECSVAVQRIKDGKPLAIHEENRNESRLIADVVSIFLTLLDKLRLDIMANDQLQPDVKDLLDAMDKMRSLPKDFEGRKAVQQWLDILKGMSASDELNADQARQMVFDIEGAYNEFNKFLG; translated from the coding sequence ATGTCTATGACTTTTGCCGGTTCGTCTCAACAGGAGACTGGTCCAGATGAAGCCAAGCTGGATCAAGAGGTGAAACTGTATCAAACTTCAAGGGAGAGAGAAGCGTTCGATAACAGGGCAAATTTATTTTCGATCGTACAAACTATTCAGGCGCTTGAATTAGCCTATATCAAAGATGCTGTAGCACCCAAGGACTACCATCAAGCCTGTTCTAAACTACTGGAACAATATAAGGGTGCGTTTGGGTTGGTGAAGAGTTCTTTTAGTGGAATTGACGAATTTGTTAGTCGTTATCACATGGAATGTTCAGTTGCAGTACAAAGGATAAAAGATGGTAAACCGTTGGCTATTCATGAAGAAAACAGAAACGAAAGCAGGTTGATAGCGGACGTTGTGTCCATATTTCTCACATTATTGGACAAACTAAGATTAGACATAATGGCCAATGATCAGTTGCAGCCTGATGTAAAGGACTTGTTAGATGCCATGGACAAAATGCGGTCACTTCCTAAAGACTTCGAGGGACGTAAAGCGGTCCAACAATGGCTGGACATACTCAAGGGAATGTCAGCCAGTGATGAGCTTAATGCTGATCAGGCTAGACAAATGGTATTTGATATTGAAGGAGCTTATAACGAGTTCAATAAATTTCTGGGATGA